A region of the Haematobia irritans isolate KBUSLIRL chromosome 5, ASM5000362v1, whole genome shotgun sequence genome:
gttttggctCCAAATTCTGTGGATGGCGACACAAGTTCAGTATTGGTTAATGCCATTCATTTTAAGGCTAAGTGGAAGATTCCCTTTTTCTCAACGTTTAAAAgaaactttaaaataaattccatACAAGAAGTTCAAGTTGATATGATGTACgagaatgacacatttcgttatgcCGATTTACCCCAATACAATGCCAAAGCTTTGGAAATGCCATATGAAAAATCAGATCTATCCATGTTGGTAATATTGCCCAATGAAGTGGAGGGATTAGCCAAATTAGAAAGTCAACTAAAAGTTGTAGATTTAAACGATATCACCTCAAAAATGTATACAGCCGATGTGAATGTGTTCTTACCGAAATTCCGTATTGAATTCGATATCGGTTTGAAGGAACCCTTGAAAAAGGTAAAGGGGCGAGGAAGAGTTTTAAAGTGTTTTGAGTATAGCAtgtatttctttttcttttacaGATGGGATTGACATCCATGTTCTCaaatgaagcaaatttcagcaaTCTATTTGCCGAATCATCTGTAAAACATAAGGTATCAGATGTTGTTCACAAAGCATTTTTGGATGTTAACGAAGATGGTTGCGAAGCCGCAGCGGGAAATTGTAAGTAACCGCTTGAAActcaatttttgtttcatttacttttttttccccCAGACACAAAATGCGTTCTATTGAGAGGAAAGATACACGTAAAGAATTTCTACGCTGATCATCCTTTCGTGTTTGCCATACGCAGTAATACAACGGTTTATTTTGCTGGTCATGTTGTCAAATTCTAGAcagtttttgacaaatattcagaATTTTAATACATTTATCTTAAACGATTTTCAAAAAGTatttgtactaaatttgaaattaataaaaaaaagtgatttttaattgaaaaaattttcaaagaaaaaagcatataaaattcagaaaaatgcatgaaatctttatttgagtccatagtacggtccatataatttaatggttgaaaattatgtcatgcAAATGTGGACTGCTCCTCAAATGGTCCAAAAAAGTTGGTAGTGGTAGCGCTCACCATTCACATTTACGTTACGATTCGAATGATCTTTGTAGAAGTACGGTCCAATGATGCCACCGcaccaaactgtgactttttctGGATGCTTTGGTAGTTTTGGAATGCTTCTGGCTGACCTTCACTCTAAAATCGATAATTCTTTTTTATGTACGTTCTCACACTGAAAAGAATattaacctaatatgaaagataatattaagtacaaatttaaaataaaaaaatattaattaaaagaaagttcttCATCTGTACTTTatgatttattttctttaaatttaggacaagatCTGTGAAATTTGACGGCAAATTTTGCTCAAAgcaatgaaaaacaatttttattaaaaaaatattctttaaattaactgaggtaTTTATTTTTTGGATATAAggtaaaaaagttttaaaactaggctaatacttattttgaggattttgcctaTTTGATTTAAAGTCTATTTGAAATCTATCTAAAAATGACTTTGTTTTGAAAAAGTAGCATCTTTAGCTTggagtcaataccaaaatcctcaaggaaaggtcaaaatctttgaattcaaataaattcGTTTTTTAGTGCATTGACCCATTGAGCTAATCCGCTGaacacattttttcaatataaaaattgatCTTCGGCCTGGTACatcgaaataataat
Encoded here:
- the LOC142237753 gene encoding serine protease inhibitor 42Dd-like, which encodes MCQTGDFANVNWKHLKALKLCCERETKYSRIVPPTSSSEISFWKCLIELAPFYTTALIIGLICVTFHGIMAGTIPPSAQATRNLFAADLFGTIAPERISENVVYSPASIQTCLALAFTGAEAETAQEMRKVLHLGEGDRSQVAQNYGEFLKNTFQNPKTNGAILKMANRIYVNQNLKISDNFNKIATEFFDAKAESVNFGNSQETINNINSWVEQQTESKIKNVLAPNSVDGDTSSVLVNAIHFKAKWKIPFFSTFKRNFKINSIQEVQVDMMYENDTFRYADLPQYNAKALEMPYEKSDLSMLVILPNEVEGLAKLESQLKVVDLNDITSKMYTADVNVFLPKFRIEFDIGLKEPLKKMGLTSMFSNEANFSNLFAESSVKHKVSDVVHKAFLDVNEDGCEAAAGNYTKCVLLRGKIHVKNFYADHPFVFAIRSNTTVYFAGHVVKF